The genomic region TGTAGAGAGCTATGAACATCTTCTTCTAGTAGTCTTCTTATATACTGTGGTGGATATTGGGAATAACTAATtgatttagggtgggtttggatgggtgatTGGGTGTGGTGCGGTGTGGTgcgtttaacttactttttgtctcacgctacagtatcgttacagtatctaatctcaccgccatcgctgtttttacactaaccgcagatAAACGTACCGTCCATCTAAACTCACCCTTAATTGCCCTATTGTTGCCTTGGTCAAGCAGTCAGCCATGTTGTTACTCTCTTTTAATACCTgtctaaatttcattttctaatcCTTATTGCaccattcatatattaattgaaCTTCtctaatattattaattgatgcGAACTCATTTTAAATAGTATCAATTAACATTGCACTGTTGcaattagaggtgatcatgggttgggctactcgacccggcccgacggcccgcccaaaaaatgagagggttcggataaaaatataggcccgaaatatgagtttgagcaaaaaaacgaggcccgtttagaaaacgaaCTGCGCctcgggtaaaacttttttggcccgggcccggccctgctcgaattatatattaaatatatttttttattatttttaatcaagtatactttttaaaatttaatatgctaTTTTCTTTCGAGccgggcttggacaaatttttaggcctATATTTCAAGTCGGGCCGGGCCCAAGCCTAGAAAACAGGTCTAAAACTTTGTCTGAGTCCAGCCCGGCCCATGACCACCTCTAATCGCAATCAACCTCTACATTTTGAGCACGTggatttaaatatacatatattcattttttatatttatagaaattgttttttatacttttggtcaattttattttgcaaaattaaagTAGATAAGGGaataagggtgagtttggatgggcggtgcgtttacctgcggttagtgtaaaaacagcggtggcggtgagattagatactgtagcgatactgtagcgtgagacaaaaagtaagctaaacgcaccgcaccgcactcaatcgctcatccaaacccaccctaaagaaatatgtatggttttattatcaataaattATTCTATTGAACATTTACTTTagaataaacaaatttattgtGATAAAAACTTTGCACAAAAATATTaagtgaataaaaaaattacacatgtttatatatataagatgttattttattaaaaactttcaataaGATAAAATCTCGAGTAAGGAAAAAATAGCACAATGCCTATTTCTTTCCTCGTGATAAcaacacataaaattttaaagtctatatattttaatcttaaataCAAGTTTTTCAAATATTGAAGTAAATAATGCTTTATAAACTGATCTATTAATTGGTCACTTTAATTGATTTGCGGAATATATATTTCACAATTATTATATAAAGATCATGAATAAggaagaattttgagaaaatatatttcacttgagcttctttaatatatttcataCAAGTTATCAAATTGTGTGCTATTACCAAGACGTAATAGTGTTTCTATAGCCCTAAGATGTGCTTCTGAATTAGACTTGTTCATGGGTTGGGCAACCTGTCCAGTCCCGAAGGTACACCCGAAATTTAGGAGGGtttagataataatattaagctcGAAAAATGGGATTAggcaaaaaaattaagcttgtttaaaatatgagttgggCTTGAGTTTGGGCTTGAACATTCAATGCCAGAGCTCGATCcggcctattttttaatttatgatactttatattatggtatttttatatattatataatttagaacttattaaaaaaataaatatatactgaatatataatactactctaatataaacattaaaataatattaagatgactatataaaaatttaataaataaaatgtataaatttattaaatattaaaataatataatttaaatatatttaaaaattaaaaataatatgaacgGGTTTAGAATAGACTTGGGTTAGCCATTTGCAAATATAATTggatttagataaaattttaaactcatatttcgagtcaagttaaacataaacaaacataaaatatattaatatcatgattAATCCCGACCCAACCATGAACACCACTATTCGAACCAAagatttctttataattttattgaagaTGAAAGATTGTCCTTTCACATTTGGTGGTCTCACAATTATTGAGTACACAACGAAATCATTTTATTCTTATTGAACCAATTTAAGAACCTCTTTGTATAtttcaatttacaaataaaatgcACTATATGGTAATCTTTACCAAAAGTTGTAACAATAACTATTATACGTAtataaagttataatttttacataatcaATGTTAAGACATTTGTGAAAACTCCCAATCTCAAAAATCGTGCTTTACCACAttgctttatacctttagatatttgagatacagataaaaaaattcacattttgaaaatgaatttaattctaGTTCAATAATGTTTTTCTATGTCTACATTACTCgaaaaatttatattcaatatcCTTATTTTATGTCGCcatttaaatagtaatattatatgtataaatgttgtcgataaattattcaattcagtttcatcttttttattgtgACATGACTTATCAATATCTCTTCATGTTCATTATTTAAAGTTTCAAGCACATGAATCTCTtctgaaattttatgattaGTTATGTATTAAGTCTCTTTTGATATGATTATATTGagttgttattttcttttacgagatttttcatctttaaaactaactaatctaaattttttttaggcaTGTCTTACTTTTATTTGTTCTAATAAGTCATTTTACGAAGACATTGATTCATATTCGAACATTTTCAGCTATGagacttagggtgggtttggatgggcgattgagTGCGGtgtggtgcgtttagcttactttttctctcacgctacagtgtcgctacagtatctaatctcaccgccactgctgtttttacactaaccgccggtaaacgcaccgcccatctaAACTCACCCTTAAATATTCTTGTTAGGTCGGAGAAATTATTTGGTGTTGATTTGGAGCACCTAATTTCATTCACTTATGAACTTCTAATTCATATGAGataataaataatgtatttagtataatcaatataataatcaataaataatgTCATTGAAtatttgcttaaaatatttaataatagaaaggataaattaattaatatatattcttaaatttcttcaaaacttatttttgttaattgtgTTGGATCAACTTTGAACATATACGcacatcaaaaatttaaaaatggaaaataatttaCTCTAACTAAAGCAaattataatgagattgttacAATTTATTGGATTGATGCGTACAATTGTTGTTGCAagtaaaatatcatattttcatacatttatGAGAAATTTTGCTAtcataagtaatgatttagcTATTGATTGGAggaatttaaacaataaatttgcTAAACCATGTATAAATATCAAAGTCTATAAGCAATTATTTCATTAgacaaaataatcattaaaaatttaagatatGATGTCACTGAAATTAGcaagataaattattttaattctataatttaaaaactttgttcttaatttaattatttgaataagcAATCTTGTAAACGATGGATTGTGAGTTGATAATGCACATGTGACTATCTTGTAGATTTATAGATGCATctatcaaaatcatataataatatgtttcacatcaagaataaataggctcaaatttcataaatttcatataATGATATATTTGGACTAGTGAACTTCTTGTTTAGCATAGTTTGTTATTCAATCATACTAGTGTTATGGGTCGCGGTTCAAAGTCTGAGATGAATACACATGAAGAGTCCCATAGAGGTCAACTAATTAAATGAGACTCATTTAACTCACTTGAACTGACCTAATTTATGGAACACGTGGAGAAACCCGTCTACTTGAAGCTTTGCTAGCCTAATGAAACACTCTAGTAAAACTGGAGTTGCCAGGGTAAATATCGTAAATCTTGAGGAAtaagtagaggtgctcatgagTCGCGTCAGGCCGGGCCtaaacatgatattaacataatttatgttTGCCCAAGTTCAGCCCGACTTGAAATATGGGCTTAAGATTTTGCTCAAACATGCTCATATTTGCAAAGATTGACCAAagcccattttatttttttaatatttttttattttattttaatatttaataattttatacagtttttatttattaaatttttttatatagtcatctttaacattattttaatgcttaCATttgagtagtattatatatttagtatatgtttattttttaatgtgttctaaattacatactataaaatattataaacttaaaaatgggtCAGGACAGGTCGAGCTTGGGCCTTGAATGTTAAAGCTCGAGCTcgactcatattttaaacgggcttaatatttttgcccaaaccctcccaaaatttttatggGCTTTTAGACCTAGAtgggtagcccaacccatgaacaAGTGTAGAGATAGAATTGTTTAGTGTTTAAATCTCTTAAGACACTCATATTGTAGATAAACATTAATCTCAACAATTAATATATTTGGTCTGTACCGCTGAATCTAGAAaaattcaactataaataaatgcATTCCCCTCGTATAAACATTTGGTATGCACGAAAATGtgtatttaccaaaaaaaaaatctaataaactCCATCTTCGATTAAGGTTTAGActctaataatattatatatgttgaaaatataattgatgCATTAATGTAccatcaaataattttaataatattgaaaggtttaaaaaatattttaaaaataaatattaatcatactaattaaacataaataaattcaaaaacttattattaatttttgaaacgAATAATTTTACTCAAGAAAATCAATGGAGGGAGACTTGATGACGTCCAACAATTTGTAAGGATTTCATTTTTGACTCCaataatcaaaacattaaaCTCTTCGTCTTCCCCTAAAGCCCTACGCTCTAAATCAGTAGTTGAGCAAACCTCTTTCACAATGAGCAGATCCGGCCAGCCTCCAGATCTCAAAAAGTAACTTATTTTTTCACGCTCCTATTTCAATGCTTCTCTTTGTTTGAATCTCTTTTCCCtggattttttgtttttttattttctttttatcttgcTTATAACAGGTACATGGACAAGAAGCTCCAGAgtaagtttttcatttttttttatgctttgcTTCTACTTATTTCAATTCCATACTAAAATTTAGTTGAAGTTagtttatattcattttttgttgCTTGTTTCCGGTAGTAGCTCGCTTAAGCCGCAATTCCGTTTGTTAAGTTTCGCATGCACGATGATAAATGGCTCTTGGTTccatttttacatttattttttcagTTGTGACGAGTATTTGAGAATTGAGACCTGCGTATGCCCTGCAATAtggaatttcatatttttggttCATTAGAATGCCTGTTTCTGGGTTGTGATAGTTAAAGAATTTGTATGTTATGCAACATTTGATTAGGTATTAGATTGCATACATTTAGGTATCAAGACCTAGATTACTTCGAATTAGCGTATGGGTGTTGTGCACGGATATGTTGTAACTTCTTTTGAGGTTCTTTAATGTATTTGGAAGATCCTTAGAGGGTCATGTCCTCGCTCACAAGTCCAAgtatttctcatattttaaggaaaaaataatagTCGGAGCCTATGTTACTTTGACACGGGTGCGAGTATCGGATATGTGTATGTGTCCAAAACAGTTATGGTCTGATTTTTCGAAGATTCTCTATTTATTTGGAGTATCATTGGAGGCTCCAGATCCATGTGTTGGACACAGCTACACAGGTTCCTCAACAAAAACAAAGAGTCGGAGCAACATACATAAGATTTTAATCCCTTGTCTCGGGGTGTACTTTCACgtttaataaaaattgtggTTGTTTTTCTGTATGTTTTTCAATCTTTTGGACTCTTCTGGATGTTAATAGTCATAAAATTGCATCCTTGAGAACATAGTATTGACCATAATTGAAGATTGAAGCATTCtgtcatcaaaagaaaaaataaaagagattgaATAATTCATGAGCTACTGTTGGTTGTAGATTTGGCTATGAATTGTTACGGTATTTTCTAATACCTCTTTGATTTAGTGAGTCAGGAATTCTTTGCTTTATGCTTTTACTCGCTCTTGTAAGTTGCAGTTGTGTTAGGTCGCAATatgtaaaatacaatatttataaatgagATAACAAAAGTAAATGTTTGGCTTATGAGCTTTGAGATTGTTGGTTTACATAAattctatattacaattttgAATCTTAAGAACTCTATCATGCTTAAAACTGCAGTTAAGCTGAATGCAAATCGGTTGGTTGTTGGTACACTTCGCGGATTTGATCAGTTTATGAACCTAGTAGTTGACAACACCGTTGAGGTGAATGGCAATGAGAAAACTGACATAGGCATGGTGGTGAGTCTCGTAATGCTTAAACCGTCACTAAAGATATAATACTTCGATCATTTGCCTCATTTAAGTGGTATCAATTTGTTGCAGGTGATCAGAGGAAATAGCGTTGTTACTGTTGAAGCACTTGAGCCCGTAGGCCGGATGCAGTAATTCAGGTTTTTCGTTCCAAAACTTGGATTTCACTTTCTGTATCTCTTTCACTCTTTGTGTCTAGCCTGCTAGCTTCGGGCTTCATATGTTACATGATCGAGAATTCGTAGGAAGTTGTTAGATTGATATCCATGGATTCTGTTCTTTCTTTTCGCTATCCTTTGATCTATTATCACTTTGACGGAAACAAGGCTCTCCAAGTAAACGAAAGCATCAAAACCATCAAATATCAGATGCCTATGAATCTTAAACTTCTTAAATTCGTGTTTACCAGGATTGTAAGACACCATTTCATTATTGAGTCCTAGGTTTTCCACCATAATAACTTCATTGTTTTCCCGAACTGTCAATGCGCTCCTTCTACACTACACCCATGCTTTTCAAATTCGAAATTGGGAACTTTTATCTGTCACACTGTATTCTTTCTTCACAAATATGTTCATATGATTTCTTTTAGTTACACCTATACCCAAGCTTCCATCCCACATTAGAAAATTGAAATCGAAAACTACATCATCTGGTAGTCGTATTCTTCGAAACTCTTCATCACCCAAGTCGAATGATATGATGTCAAAACCTATGCTATCATGATATTCGCCTTTCCAATGAATCAATCTGTAAAAGCTTTTAGTAGTATAACTGCAAATGTCTCCCGAATTTATGCTATTGAACTTGCCTCGTTTTACTTGTCTCCATGAATAAGTTCCTAATGTGTAAACTTCTACATTGTACGATCCAACATAGAAGCTACCGCTGACATTATATTTGGTTCTTCCGAGTTTTCTACTACTTATCTGCATAGCTTCACATCGATGGTTTAGGAGATTATATCCGAaactaaaaaagtaaaaaagttttaatCTCGGGTTTCAGACTCGAAATCAGGAGGATAAAAGTTTCCTTGGTATACATCATTATAATTTGGCAAATAGATATAAGACCATCACAATGGTATACATCATTTAAATTATATCTCCAGGACCCGTCAAAGAAATCTAAAGACAAATCAAAGCTACGATCAAAAGAATCATTATTAGAGATTATTGAGAAGGAAACTTTCGACGTCGATCCTCTCCTAATAATGAAGATATCTTCCTTGTGACAACGGTGTTGACGGCTTCGATCCAAATGCATGGTTATGAAGGTGTTGCCACTAAAGAGAGCATACCATGATTTGCAAACCGATTTGAATCGGCAAGTTCAAAAGGATAACATCATATCCATTGGTAAATCACTAAATGCAACACCCTAGATTCGATCCAGTCGTCCGGTATAAACTATAAGATaccataattataaaaatttgacatcattcacaatttaataaaaataaccaaataattcATTTGCAACTATTTCCATGCTATTCAATCAAAATTAGACTTAACTCAAGTTTAtggaacatttaaaacaaactggaaacaattttggattaaaataaatttgagtaaaaggTGAAAATAAAGATTATATAGTCGTGCGTGTGACAGAGCTTAGCCCGAttgaagtatttaaaatattttctttaaaaaagggttgaatttggaatttaataattaatgtataatCAATCActgtatatttataattttggtatGGGGAGTTTAAGTTGGAGTAAAACAAAGCCACGTGACCAATTCATATTATAATTCTAGTGAAattgggatttagggtttagatgaGAGTGAAtgtttaactcaatttaatttaaaatatatataatatggatTTAACTAAGTAATGAgatttaaaccttaaatttcTGGGGGCAATGTTATTAAAGGTAAATCTGTTTTTTGGTTTTAACTTTGAGGGACTTTTTTAATATCTAATAAAACATTACGTGAAGTAATATATGGGTTAACTTTCtgtttagtccctaaattacACTTTTTTTGTCAATTAGGTAGCTATAATAGGGCTATAAAGTAAAATCTATTATTGAACTTTTATTCCGTTAACGTTCGTAAACCTGACCTGATTTTGGGGCAGGGTCCATTAATTTTGATCCTCTACTTTTCACTTTAACTTTATGCAAGTTAGGACCCTTTTTATGAACGTATCTTCAATAcgatgtgtttatttttttatcttacgCTACAGTATCGTTATAACATTTAATCTCACTTCTACTGTTATACTTACATTAACCGTAAGTAAATGCTTCACCTATACAAAGGGCCCTTAACCCTACTTTGTGACGTGAGTAATTTGACCCAAATAGCTAAAGCAGTTAACACGAAAGGTTAATGAGATTTTCACTCCAAATTGAGGTGTTTCAAGATATTTTGTAAAGAAAGTTAATTCACGTAAATCCATATAAGCAtgataattttgcatttttaaaTAAGTGACATTATACTAACTTGGCTTAAAGTATGTGAATTATTCACGTTATAAAAggtaagaatatttttttttctccattttcataaTTGAACTTAACAAGTAGatctattttggttttttttaaatttgaattctatTAAGATTTAATGATGTGATCAGTGTTACTGGAACAAGATCGGATCAAACAGGCTGAGAACCGGTCGATATAATGGTCCAAACAAAAGGGTTGAACCGGTTGACTcgaaaaatacttaaaattggtaaaaataaaaaatcgagaCAAAAATCGACAGTTTTTACAGCATACaatatgcattaaaatgatGCATGCATCTTTCATTAAATCTTGAAAAACATTTGTAAGTTGTTACAACAATAATTCCTACATTTACAAAGAGTAACCAATCTTTACTCTTATTTTAGGGAGGAGAATAGGTAGTAGATGATATTTTTCTTAGGGATGGATTCGAGTAGATTTCTATTTTCTAGTTCTTAAAAAGTTAGGTTAgatcttcatttttatttttatttgtggatttttttatttattttcgacgTTAAAGCTTTGCGATTGAAGAATACTCAAGACTCTTGCACTTATTCTGATTTACCTACGAGCATTTCTCTCTTTATTctcaattttatatttgattcatCAAATGTTGATAGAATTTtgtatgaaaaatgaaatagatcatgtgattttatgaaataagtTGAAccggtttaatattttttagattttaatgatattttaattatttatttaattattgttggtccATAGTTAAAACGATCGAATTATTTAAgcattaaacataataatttaagatTGTACCATATCATTacgttaaaatttatataaattttcaagtgatgtcatcaaattttaaaaatttaaagataaaaatgaatCTAATTGTTAAGCTCAAATGATaaagtgtaaaaaaaaatataagtaccaaaatgaacttaattatcaagttcaagggtaaaaaattatattatcccatGTCAAAGTTGATCCCGTTGgttgcaaaaaagaaaaagggttcaTCCCGTTGGTGGGGGGGATTAACGATCACTTAAGAAAGGCCTAAAAAAAGGCAAAGCCGCCGCAAAGACAGCCATCTTTATTTCCGATGGCCACTATGTTGGGTTCAAATTTGAAAGAACAAAGGCACAAACGGACGACGCTCCTCAATCAAACACCCTTTTTGAAAAGAGGACGGTTCCTTTTTATTCATGTATTGATTGCTTCATCTACAATGTAACTCAACCAAAGAATAATAGCTCTTGAAATCCCGTGTGTTAGCTTGATGATCAGAGTGTTCATTGTTTTAGGTGTGATTTGAGTTTGAGTTGTGTTGCTATTAAGGCTTTACTCTCCtcttataattcaccaaaaaataaaataatagctCTTACACCTACCAGGTCGGGATTTCCAATGAAAGACCCACTGTTGTTAATCTCATGCCAAAATGCACTTCTATGAAATAGTCCTCTAATTCTTTTCCTTATAATATGTATAtctatgataaatttaattatcaatgtttgcattttttttgtcaatttggcaattatttttatttatttatttagttacccttaactttttaaaaagagttaaataagtttttaacggaaatattgactaaaaaaattaaaatttttaaggctTAATGGTATAAAAGGCCCTCgtacttttttgaaaaaaatcaattacacCTATGCAACAGTTTTGCACAAAATTGAGTCCTTCAACTAACATTTTCCATAAAAAACCTCATTTGACCAATATCGATTGTTATAACGCTAATGTGGCCGTTAATAGCACTAGCGTGGTGCTTCGTGTCAGCAATAATTACTGATGTGGTAATGTCACatcgataaaaaataaaaagattaaaagaaatatttatttattttactgaaATGAACCTGAACATATGATTGTTCAAGTTGATTCAtttcaaagtttaatttctttaaaaaatatttttaaaattgttataaaattttaaaacattattaaaatttataaaaatattaaataaagttcaaaaattcaaaaaaaaatcatttaagaaGTTAAGTCCataataaatatagatatatgaTTGTCCAAATTTGCATGAAATTTGAACAGTAATATTTCCATATTCATTCAaaacaacttttaaattatataaggtttaaaaaatattaaaatatttttctttaaaaattaatatgtgtatcgatattttaattgtatcgataccttttaggatgtataaaaataaaaatattttataaaataaatataaataattttaattgtattaactgtaaagttttttttagaatGTATGAATACATCTAAATctataagattaaaaaaaaaacacttttctaatgtttttaaaaattaagcttCAAAATGAATGAACCTGGACAATCATATGTTCAGGCTCattccaataaaaaataaacatttcttttaattttttaaaaatttttttgattttttttcttgacgAGATTGTCGCTGACATGGAGTGTCACGTTATTGCTGAAACGGTCGACATTGGTCAAAGGAGTTTTTTGATAGAAAATGTTAGTTGAAGGACTCAATTAGGTGTAAAAAAGTCGCAatagcttaattgattttttcaaaaaaaacaaaaacaaaaacaaaaaactcaAGGGTCTTTTATACCATTAAGtcattttttaacaatattagcGTAATAACTCGTGTTACAATTCATGCATATTTGATGTTGATATGACACCATTTGGGTCATATGCCacgaataattta from Gossypium raimondii isolate GPD5lz chromosome 1, ASM2569854v1, whole genome shotgun sequence harbors:
- the LOC105786333 gene encoding probable small nuclear ribonucleoprotein G; amino-acid sequence: MSRSGQPPDLKKYMDKKLQIKLNANRLVVGTLRGFDQFMNLVVDNTVEVNGNEKTDIGMVVIRGNSVVTVEALEPVGRMQ